A genomic segment from Glycine soja cultivar W05 chromosome 20, ASM419377v2, whole genome shotgun sequence encodes:
- the LOC114403901 gene encoding 40S ribosomal protein S3a-like: protein MAVGKNKRISKGKKGGKKKAADPFAKKDWYDIKAPSLFQVKNVGKTLVSRTQGTKIASEGLKHRVFEVSLADLQGDEDHAFKKIRLRAEDVQGKNVLTNFWGMDFTTDKLRSLVRKWQTLIEAHVDVKTTDNYTLRMFCIGFTKRRANQVKRTCYAQSSQIRQIRRKMREIMTNQATSCDLKELVRKFIPEIIGKEIEKATSSIYPLQNVFVRKVKILKAPKFDLGKLMEVHGDYSEDVGAKVDRPADEIVAEEPTEIVGA from the exons ATGGCCGTCGGAAAGAACAAGCGCATCTCCAAAGGGAAAAAGGGTGGCAAGAAGAAGGC AGCTGATCCCTTTGCCAAGAAGGATTGGTATGACATTAAGGCCCCTTCTCTTTTTCAAGTGAAAAATGTTGGCAAAACCCTCGTCTCTCGTACGCAGGGTACCAAG ATTGCTTCTGAAGGACTTAAACATAGAGTGTTTGAGGTCTCCTTGGCTGATCTTCAAGGGGATGAGGATCATGCATTCAAGAAGATTAGGTTGAGAGCTGAAGATGTGCAAGGGAAGAATGTCCTGACAAATTTCTGG GGAATGGATTTCACAACTGACAAGCTGAGGTCATTGGTGCGAAAATGGCAAACTCTAATTGAAGCCCATGTGGATGTGAAGACAACTGATAACTACACATTGAGGATGTTTTGCATTGGATTTACCAAGAGAAGAGCTAACCAAGTGAAGAGAACCTGCTATGCACAATCAAGCCAGATTAGACAG ATTCGTAGGAAGATGAGGGAGATCATGACCAACCAGGCAACATCCTGTGATTTGAAGGAGTTGGTCCGCAAGTTTATTCCTGAGATTATTGGAAAAGAGATTGAGAAGGCGACATCTAGTATTTACCCTCTGCAGAATGTGTTTGTTCGTAAAGTCAAGATCCTGAAAGCCCCTAAGTTTGATCTTGGGAAACTGATGGAG GTTCATGGAGATTACTCAGAGGATGTTGGTGCCAAGGTAGACAGACCTGCTGATGAAATAGTGGCAGAGGAACCCACTGAAATTGTTGGAGCTTGA
- the LOC114403898 gene encoding leucine-rich repeat extensin-like protein 6 — MASHSPNREGHYLNIVLFLAFLISIINPSQQDPSSPLPPLNPRLTKAYTALQAWKYKITSDPKNFTLNWCGPNVCNYTGIYCAPALDDPHIYTVAGVDLNHATISGSLPEELGLLTDLSLFHINSNRFCGSLPNSFDKLHLLHELDISNNQFSGPFPEVVLCIPNLKYLDIRFNNFHGNVPSRLFDVKLDALFINNNNFQFSLPENLGNSPVSVVVFANNDLKGCLPLSLVKMKGTLNEIIITNSGLTGCLPSEIGDLDKVTVFDVSFNKLVGELPESLGRMKRLEQLNVAHNMLSGEIPESVCMLPRLENFTYSYNYFCSESPVCLKLKEKDDTKNCIPYRPLQKSPDECKAFYAHPVHCSAFGCASPPPPPPSPPPPPPPPPPPPPPPPPASYHHYP; from the coding sequence ATGGCCTCTCATTCTCCCAATAGAGAAGGCCATTATCTTAATATTGTACTATTCCTTGCCTTTCTCATCTCCATCATCAACCCTTCACAACAAGACCCTTCTTCCCCTCTTCCCCCATTAAACCCAAGACTCACCAAAGCTTACACAGCACTCCAAGCATGGAAATACAAAATCACCTCAGACCCCAAAAACTTCACCTTAAACTGGTGTGGCCCCAATGTTTGCAACTACACTGGCATATACTGTGCACCTGCCCTAGATGACCCTCACATCTACACAGTTGCTGGAGTTGACCTAAACCATGCCACCATATCTGGTTCATTGCCAGAAGAACTTGGCCTCTTAACTGACCTATCACTTTTTCACATAAACTCCAATCGCTTCTGTGGTTCTCTTCCCAACAGCTTCGAcaaactccacctcctccaTGAACTTGACATCAGCAACAACCAATTCTCGGGACCATTCCCCGAGGTTGTTCTTTGCATCCCTAACTTAAAATACTTGGATATCAGATTCAACAACTTCCACGGCAACGTTCCCTCGCGCCTCTTCGACGTCAAACTCGATGCACtcttcatcaataacaacaatttCCAATTCTCTTTGCCCGAGAACTTGGGGAACAGTCCTGTCTCTGTTGTTGTGTTTGCAAACAATGACCTAAAAGGGTGTCTTCCTTTGagtttggttaaaatgaaaggtACCCTTAACGAGATTATCATCACCAACAGTGGCTTAACGGGGTGTTTGCCTAGTGAGATAGGGGATTTGGACAAGGTGACTGTGTTTGATGTGAGCTTCAACAAGTTGGTTGGAGAATTGCCTGAGTCTTTGGGAAGAATGAAGAGGTTGGAGCAGCTGAATGTGGCGCATAACATGTTGTCTGGTGAGATTCCTGAGAGTGTTTGCATGTTGCCGAGGTTGGAGAATTTCACGTACTCTTATAACTACTTCTGCAGTGAGTCTCCAGTATGTCTCAAGTTGAAGGAGAAGGATGATACCAAGAATTGTATTCCTTATAGGCCGTTGCAAAAGTCACCTGATGAGTGTAAGGCTTTTTATGCACATCCTGTTCATTGTAGTGCCTTTGGTTGTGCATCGCCGCCGCCACCACCCCCTTCACCTCCACCTCCCCCTCCGCCTCCGCCTCCACCACCGCCACCGCCACCACCAGCATCTTACCACCACTATCCCTGA
- the LOC114403894 gene encoding protein IQ-DOMAIN 14-like isoform X1, with translation MGKTGKWLRNLLTTGKKDKEKEKSTIKLNSSSNGTENSTTPTSSTPKEKKRWSFRRSSASATATTATTTPTTTSKELNFVETNVTASQTVQTDTDIQNEQRKHVMAVAAATAAAADAAVAAAQAVAAVIRLTSTSNATSKSIEEAAAIKIQSAFRSHLAKKALCALRGLVKLQALVRGHLVRKQAKATLRCMQALVTAQARARAQRIQMGSEGKANQKHRNAAEDDLLRHIYNEMDRGLEDNIKIVEMDVCESKVNSRSSSVYHHGHQEQYDNRFSTHYSTNGSYTKEEKYKVSPAPSALTESSPRACSGHFDDCFSTAQSSPHPQFYSAVSRSEDSKHPFAFHRPAYAESMSYDYPLFPNYMANTESSRAKVRSHSAPKQRPDSFERQPSRRRASVEGRNVPRPMRMQRSSSHVGATVHNYHYPWSIKLDRSAVSLKDITWRWVLTTESAPCATPNSSHFARTPKSRVENFSLLSFSPF, from the exons ATGGGGAAGACAGGCAAATGGCTTAGAAACTTGTTGACAACAGGTAAGAAAGACAAGGAAAAGGAGAAATCTACAATCAAGCTGAATTCTTCTTCAAATGGAACAGAAAACTCAACCACTCCAACTTCCTCAACCCCAAAGGAGAAAAAGAGATGGAGTTTTAGAAGATCATCAGCCTCAGCCACTGCCACTACTGCCACAACCACACCAACAACAACTTCCAAGGAATTGAATTTTGTAGAAACAAATGTGACTGCTTCACAGACAGTGCAAACTGACACTGATATTCAGAATGAGCAGAGGAAGCATGTCATGGCTGTGGCTGCAGCCACTGCAGCAGCAGCTGATGCTGCAGTGGCAGCTGCTCAGGCTGTAGCTGCTGTGATCCGTTTGACTTCTACTTCCAATGCAACATCCAAAAGTATTGAAGAGGCTGCTGCCATTAAAATCCAATCTGCCTTTCGCTCTCACTTG GCAAAAAAAGCATTGTGTGCTCTAAGAGGATTAGTGAAGTTGCAGGCACTAGTAAGGGGTCACTTGGTGAGAAAACAGGCCAAGGCAACACTGAGATGCATGCAGGCTTTGGTGACAGCACAAGCCAGAGCTCGTGCTCAGAGGATCCAAATGGGGTCAGAAGGAAAGGCCAATCAAAAGCACAGAAATGCTGCCGAAGATGATTTGCTCAGGCATATATATAAT GAAATGGACAGAGGCTTGGAAGACAACATCAAGATTGTAGAGATGGATGTTTGTGAATCAAAAGTTAACTCCAGAAGCAGCAGTGTGTATCATCATGGACATCAAGAACAATATGACAATAGATTTTCCACACATTATTCAACAAATGGTTCCTacacaaaagaagaaaagtacAAGGTATCACCGGCTCCATCAGCATTGACAGAGTCGAGTCCAAGAGCCTGCAGTGGTCATTTTGATGACTGTTTCAGCACAGCACAAAGCAGCCCTCACCCTCAGTTCTACTCTGCAGTGTCAAGATCAGAAGATTCAAAGCACCCTTTTGCTTTCCATAGGCCAGCTTATGCAGAATCCATGTCCTATGACTACCCTTTGTTTCCAAATTACATGGCTAACACCGAATCATCAAGGGCTAAAGTCAGGTCACACAGTGCACCAAAACAAAGACCGGATTCATTCGAGAGGCAACCAAGCCGGCGAAGAGCTTCAGTTGAGGGAAGAAATGTCCCAAGGCCAATGAGGATGCAGAGATCATCTTCACATGTGGGTGCCACTGTCCATAACTACCATTATCCTTGGTCAATAAAGCTCGATAGATCCGCAGTTTCACTCAAAGATA TCACGTGGAGATGGGTACTGACTACTGAGAGTGCACCTTGTGCTACACCAAATAGTAGCCACTTTGCAAGAACACCAAAATCTAGAGTTGAGAATTTCAGTTTGCTgagtttttctcctttttag
- the LOC114403894 gene encoding protein IQ-DOMAIN 14-like isoform X2, whose translation MGKTGKWLRNLLTTGKKDKEKEKSTIKLNSSSNGTENSTTPTSSTPKEKKRWSFRRSSASATATTATTTPTTTSKELNFVETNVTASQTVQTDTDIQNEQRKHVMAVAAATAAAADAAVAAAQAVAAVIRLTSTSNATSKSIEEAAAIKIQSAFRSHLAKKALCALRGLVKLQALVRGHLVRKQAKATLRCMQALVTAQARARAQRIQMGSEGKANQKHRNAAEDDLLRHIYNEMDRGLEDNIKIVEMDVCESKVNSRSSSVYHHGHQEQYDNRFSTHYSTNGSYTKEEKYKVSPAPSALTESSPRACSGHFDDCFSTAQSSPHPQFYSAVSRSEDSKHPFAFHRPAYAESMSYDYPLFPNYMANTESSRAKVRSHSAPKQRPDSFERQPSRRRASVEGRNVPRPMRMQRSSSHVGATVHNYHYPWSIKLDRSAVSLKDSECGSTSTVLTNTNYCRSLVAYGSRGDGY comes from the exons ATGGGGAAGACAGGCAAATGGCTTAGAAACTTGTTGACAACAGGTAAGAAAGACAAGGAAAAGGAGAAATCTACAATCAAGCTGAATTCTTCTTCAAATGGAACAGAAAACTCAACCACTCCAACTTCCTCAACCCCAAAGGAGAAAAAGAGATGGAGTTTTAGAAGATCATCAGCCTCAGCCACTGCCACTACTGCCACAACCACACCAACAACAACTTCCAAGGAATTGAATTTTGTAGAAACAAATGTGACTGCTTCACAGACAGTGCAAACTGACACTGATATTCAGAATGAGCAGAGGAAGCATGTCATGGCTGTGGCTGCAGCCACTGCAGCAGCAGCTGATGCTGCAGTGGCAGCTGCTCAGGCTGTAGCTGCTGTGATCCGTTTGACTTCTACTTCCAATGCAACATCCAAAAGTATTGAAGAGGCTGCTGCCATTAAAATCCAATCTGCCTTTCGCTCTCACTTG GCAAAAAAAGCATTGTGTGCTCTAAGAGGATTAGTGAAGTTGCAGGCACTAGTAAGGGGTCACTTGGTGAGAAAACAGGCCAAGGCAACACTGAGATGCATGCAGGCTTTGGTGACAGCACAAGCCAGAGCTCGTGCTCAGAGGATCCAAATGGGGTCAGAAGGAAAGGCCAATCAAAAGCACAGAAATGCTGCCGAAGATGATTTGCTCAGGCATATATATAAT GAAATGGACAGAGGCTTGGAAGACAACATCAAGATTGTAGAGATGGATGTTTGTGAATCAAAAGTTAACTCCAGAAGCAGCAGTGTGTATCATCATGGACATCAAGAACAATATGACAATAGATTTTCCACACATTATTCAACAAATGGTTCCTacacaaaagaagaaaagtacAAGGTATCACCGGCTCCATCAGCATTGACAGAGTCGAGTCCAAGAGCCTGCAGTGGTCATTTTGATGACTGTTTCAGCACAGCACAAAGCAGCCCTCACCCTCAGTTCTACTCTGCAGTGTCAAGATCAGAAGATTCAAAGCACCCTTTTGCTTTCCATAGGCCAGCTTATGCAGAATCCATGTCCTATGACTACCCTTTGTTTCCAAATTACATGGCTAACACCGAATCATCAAGGGCTAAAGTCAGGTCACACAGTGCACCAAAACAAAGACCGGATTCATTCGAGAGGCAACCAAGCCGGCGAAGAGCTTCAGTTGAGGGAAGAAATGTCCCAAGGCCAATGAGGATGCAGAGATCATCTTCACATGTGGGTGCCACTGTCCATAACTACCATTATCCTTGGTCAATAAAGCTCGATAGATCCGCAGTTTCACTCAAAGATAGTGAGTGTGGCTCTACAAGTACAGTGCTCACTAACACTAATTATTGCAGATCTCTTGTTGCATATGGC TCACGTGGAGATGGGTACTGA